One window from the genome of Ascaphus truei isolate aAscTru1 unplaced genomic scaffold, aAscTru1.hap1 HAP1_SCAFFOLD_392, whole genome shotgun sequence encodes:
- the LOC142483917 gene encoding E3 ubiquitin/ISG15 ligase TRIM25-like, which translates to MASAGLREELTCPICLSTYTQPVMLRCGHNFCQGCIGSVWDSQGGSGLYTCPECRAEFQERPALQRNLKLCNIAERFLSTQPEQEEAVIFCTYCVTSSVPAAKTCLHCDASLCDIHLERHSKSEEHVLSEPTTSLKTRKCPVHKKLLECYCTEDAACICVSCWVFGEHRGHQVESLNEASEKKKEKLRHVLEKLTSVREETEKRAQSLQEARREAQEKAAGETARVTALIRDIREQLEVLEKRVLSEITRWEEQVSLRVSDLIQQLEIKKDELSKKILHIEELSNITDPLTVLQGRESDNADLCDAEEGALQGEESDNAEDEEGDNDSDKTHNEDNEDREREGNKVPAVGDLYEVLIPLTLQRLADIVTDLKAKSGFCVQGDSGILLDVNTAANNVSVSGDLKTASWSVTDQLRPDTPERFVHHQVLSSRSFSSGQHYWEVEISDSGGRGVGISYPSIVRKGDQSLIGENKKSWGLYTLWGNYHAVIHDTIRTQIYPESPVQRLGIYLDYEAGRLSFYQLCDPIRHLHTFTATFTEPLHAAFCVWDNGWVRIRS; encoded by the coding sequence ATGGCGTCTGCTGGTCTGAGAGAGGAGCTAACCTGCCCCATCTGCCTGAGCACTTATACCCAGCCTGTAATGCTGAGATGTGGGCATAACTTCTGCCAGGGCTGTATTGGGAGTGTGTGGGATTCCCAGGGGGGATCTGGGCTTTATACCTGTCCTGAATGCAGAGCAGAGTTTCAGGAGCGTCCtgcactgcagaggaacctgaAGCTGTGTAACATAGCGGAGCGTTTCCTTTCTACTCAGCCGGAGCAGGAGGAGGCTGTGATCTTCTGCACTTACTGTGTTACCTCCTCTGTACCCGCTGCTAAAACATGTCTGCATTGTGACGCCTCCCTGTGTGATATTCACCTAGAGAGACACAGCAAGTCAGAGGAACACGTCTTATCTGAGCCAACCACCTCCTTaaagaccaggaaatgtcccgtcCACAAGAAGCTCTTGGAGTGTTACTGCACTGAGGATGctgcctgtatctgtgtgtcctgCTGGGTGTTTGGGGAGCACAGGGGACACCAGGTGGAGTCGCTGAATGAGGCCTctgagaagaagaaggagaaacTGAGACATGTTCTGGAGAAACTGACCTCAGTGAGAGAGGAGACTGAGAAAAGAGCCCAGAGTCtgcaggaagccaggagagaagCGCAAGAAAAAGCAGCTGGGGAGACAGCCCGAGTCACTGCCCTGATTAGGGACATCAGGGAACAGCTGGAAGTCCTAGAGAAGCGAGTCCTGAGTGAGATCACCAGGTGGGAAGAGCAGGTTTCTCTCCGAGTCTCTGATCTAATCCAGCAGCTGGAAATAAAGAAGGACGAGCTGTCCAAGAAGATACTTCACATTGAAGAGCTGAGCAACATCACTGATCCATTAACTGTCTTACAGGGACGGGAATCAGACAATGCTGACTTATGTGATGCTGAGGAGGGAGCCTTACAAGGAGAGGAATCAGACAAtgctgaggatgaggagggagataATGATAGTGACAAAACTCATAATGAAGATaatgaggacagagagagagagggtaataaGGTCCCTGCTGTAGGGGATTTGTATGAGGTTCTGATCCCACTGACCTTACAGAGATTAGCAGATATTGTGACTGATCTAAAAGCAAAGAGCGGGTTCTGTGTGCAGGGGGATTCAGGCATATTACTGGATGTAAATACAGCTGCTAATAATGTATCTGTATCAGGTGACCTGAAAACTGCATCCTGGTCAGTAACAGACCAGTTACGCCCGGATACACCAGAGAGATTTGTGCATCATCAGGTTTTAAGCAGCAGGAGTTTTTCCTCAGGACAACATTACTGGGAGGTGGAGATCAGTGactcagggggcaggggggtagGGATTTCCTATCCCAGTATAGTAAGGAAAGGAGATCAGTCCCTCATAGGAGAGAATAAGAAGTCCTGGGGTTTGTACACGCTGTGGGGTAATTATCATGCAGTGATACATGACACAATACGTACACAGATATATCCCGAGTCTCCCGTGCAGAGATTAGGAATATACCTGGACTATGAGGCTGGGCGGCTGTCCTTTTATCAGCTGTGTGACCcgatcagacacttacacacattcACTGCCACCTTCACTGAGCCTCTTCATGCTGCGTTCTGTGTATGGGATAATGGCTGGGTCAGAATCAGGAGCTAG